GGAAGCATGATATATTTTTTATTTGATATAGAAACCATTAAGGATTATGATTTGCTGGAAAAAGCAGGGAGTGAAAAAGATAAAGAAAAAGCAGATAACGGGGAGTTTGTTAATGCTGTTTTTCACATTCCGATTGCCTTTTCTTTTATGGCTTTTTCAGAAAGAAAACTCCTGGGATTCAAATCTTATGTAGGTGAAGAAAGATACATTGTTAAAATTTTCTGGGAAAAGGTTAATAAAGCTTTTACCTGTAAAGAGCCCGGACCGGTATTTGTAACTTTCAATGGCAAAAATTTTGATTTTCCCGTAATGCTTTTAAGGGGCATGAAGATTAAAGATGATGAGATAGTTAAAAAAGCATTGAAGTATTATCTTGAAGACTCCGATAAATGGGAAAAGGAGCGGCCGAACTATAATTCAAGATACACCAGATACCATATAGA
This Desulfurobacterium atlanticum DNA region includes the following protein-coding sequences:
- a CDS encoding ribonuclease H-like domain-containing protein yields the protein MIYFLFDIETIKDYDLLEKAGSEKDKEKADNGEFVNAVFHIPIAFSFMAFSERKLLGFKSYVGEERYIVKIFWEKVNKAFTCKEPGPVFVTFNGKNFDFPVMLLRGMKIKDDEIVKKALKYYLEDSDKWEKERPNYNSRYTRYHIDLMEVFNVRTSLKVLCSLFGIPVKTEAHGSEVEELYRNKKFKKIAQYCAEDVLATARLFTVFTSMKTGQTFNFLREKIDVKIINQWSEEDS